In Zingiber officinale cultivar Zhangliang chromosome 6A, Zo_v1.1, whole genome shotgun sequence, a single genomic region encodes these proteins:
- the LOC121997590 gene encoding 60S acidic ribosomal protein P3-like → MGVFTFVCRSSGSEWTAKQLSGDLEASAASTFDLQRQLVRAVLGVDSSGGVQSSFSLVSPSSAVFQVIIGGGGGGGAFIGGGAPSGAAAAGAGGGAAAPEAPPAEEKKEEKEESDEDMGFSLFD, encoded by the exons ATGGGCGTCTTCACCTTCGTGTGTCGCAGCTCGGGCAGCGAATGGACCGCGAAGCAGCTTTCTGGCGATCTCGAGGCCTCGGCTGCTTCGACCTTTGATCTCCAACGGCAGCTTGTTCGTGCAGTGCTCGGTGTTGACTCCTCCGGCGGCGTACAGTCGTCCTTCTCATTGGTCTCTCCGTCTTCGGCCGTCTTCCAG GTAATCATCGGTGGTGGTGGGGGTGGTGGTGCATTCATCGGCGGTGGTGCTCCATCAGGCGCTGCAGCGGCAGGCGCTGGTGGTGGAGCAGCAgctcctgaggcacctcctgccgaggaaaagaaggaagagaaggaggagaGTGACGAGGACATGGGATTCTCCCTCTTTGATTAG
- the LOC121995196 gene encoding auxin-responsive protein SAUR50-like has protein sequence MKKLEGFRKIGQLKHVIRKWRSLTLGCGSVDDGGSTPPPGSLPVYVGPDQQRFVIPIRALKFPAVYGLLRLKEEQYAFPVRDVGCLVFPCDPDFFGFVLDTLNRDEARYGNMSLDAFVALFSDLSNSEAANDSPCRYSSSCNTFSRLLTRTTSACSTSAPISPRNI, from the coding sequence ATGAAGAAGCTGGAGGGGTTCCGCAAGATCGGGCAACTGAAGCACGTGATACGAAAGTGGCGATCGCTCACCCTTGGATGCGGATCCGTCGACGACGGTGGCTCCACGCCCCCGCCTGGGTCTCTTCCCGTCTACGTTGGGCCTGATCAACAGCGCTTCGTGATCCCTATCCGGGCCCTCAAATTCCCTGCCGTATACGGTTTACTCCGCCTCAAGGAGGAGCAATACGCCTTCCCTGTCCGCGACGTAGGCTGCCTCGTCTTCCCCTGCGACCCGGACTTCTTCGGATTCGTCCTTGACACCCTCAATCGCGACGAGGCACGCTACGGTAATATGTCCCTAGACGCCTTCGTTGCCCTCTTCTCCGATCTCAGCAACTCCGAAGCCGCCAACGACTCTCCGTGCCGCTACTCCTCCTCCTGCAACACCTTCTCCCGTCTCCTCACCAGAACCACCAGTGCTTGTTCAACGTCAGCACCAATCTCTCCCCGGAACATATGA
- the LOC121997591 gene encoding cytochrome P450 CYP73A100-like → MAISVSRFAALTFLAVASACLVKFGQLPVAACIPLVFVLPFFFVTYGGGGDGKTPPGPVALPVFGNWLQVGNDLNHRNLVGMAKKYGDVFLLRLGVRNLAVVSDPKLAAEVLHTQGVEFGSRPRNLVWDIFTDSGKDMVFTEYGDHWRKMRRIMTMPFFTNKVVAQYREMWQEEMNAVVESLRAAPAEGVVVRHRLQLMLYNIMYRMMFDVRFESAEDPLFQQATRFNSERSRLAQSFDYNYGDFIPILRPFLKGYLEKCRDLQSRRLAFFNDNYVEKRRKVMSARQGNNDRLRCAMDYILEAEMNGEISSDNVIYIVENINVAAIETTLWGMEWALAELVNHPSCQNRLREELQRVLGEEPVTETSLPRLPYLQAVVKETLRLHSPIPLLVPHMNLDAAKLGGYEIPKRTKVIVNAWWLGNNPEWWVRPEEFRPERFLEEEGEVEAVVGGGKVDFRFLPFGVGRRSCPGIILAMPLLGLVVGKLVKEFEMVPPPGTEKIDVTEKGGQFSLQIAKHATIVFCPVLAA, encoded by the exons ATGGCGATCTCCGTGTCCAGGTTTGCCGCCCTCACTTTCCTCGCCGTGGCCTCCGCCTGCCTTGTAAAGTTCGGCCAATTACCAGTGGCGGCGTGCATTCCCCTCGTCTTCGTCCTCCCGTTCTTTTTCGTGACTTATGGCGGCGGTGGCGATGGTAAAACTCCGCCTGGCCCCGTCGCTTTGCCCGTCTTCGGCAACTGGCTTCAGGTGGGGAACGACCTCAACCACCGGAATCTGGTGGGGATGGCTAAGAAGTACGGAGATGTGTTCCTGCTGCGGCTGGGCGTGCGGAACCTGGCGGTGGTCTCCGACCCCAAGCTCGCCGCCGAGGTGCTCCACACGCAGGGCGTGGAGTTCGGCTCGCGGCCGCGCAACCTGGTGTGGGACATCTTCACCGACAGCGGCAAGGATATGGTGTTCACCGAGTATGGCGACCACTGGCGCAAGATGCGGCGGATCATGACCATGCCCTTCTTCACTAATAAGGTGGTGGCGCAGTATCGGGAGATGTGGCAGGAGGAGATGAACGCGGTGGTGGAGAGCCTGCGGGCGGCGCCGGCGGAGGGCGTAGTGGTGCGCCACCGCCTCCAGCTCATGCTCTACAACATCATGTACAGGATGATGTTTGACGTGCGGTTCGAGTCGGCGGAGGACCCTCTGTTCCAGCAGGCCACGCGGTTCAACTCGGAGCGGAGCCGCCTCGCGCAGAGCTTCGATTACAACTACGGCGACTTCATCCCCATCCTGAGGCCCTTCTTGAAGGGCTACTTGGAGAAATGTAGGGACCTGCAGAGCCGTCGGCTCGCCTTCTTCAACGATAACTATGTCGAGAAAAGAAG GAAGGTGATGTCCGCCAGACAGGGAAACAACGACCGGCTGAGGTGCGCCATGGACTACATCCTCGAAGCAGAGATGAACGGAGAGATCAGCTCCGACAACGTCATCTACATCGTCGAGAACATTAACGTTGCAG CCATAGAGACGACGTTGTGGGGAATGGAGTGGGCACTGGCGGAGCTGGTGAACCACCCGAGTTGTCAGAATCGGCTTCGAGAGGAGCTTCAGAGAGTTCTGGGCGAGGAGCCGGTGACGGAGACAAGCCTACCTCGGCTGCCGTACCTGCAGGCGGTGGTGAAGGAGACGCTCCGACTGCACTCGCCGATCCCGCTGTTGGTCCCCCACATGAACCTCGACGCGGCGAAGCTCGGTGGGTACGAAATCCCCAAGCGGACGAAGGTCATCGTGAACGCGTGGTGGCTGGGGAACAACCCGGAGTGGTGGGTGCGGCCGGAGGAGTTCAGGCCGGAGAGGTTCCTGGAGGAGGAGGGGGAGGTGGAGGCGGTAGTAGGCGGCGGGAAGGTGGACTTTCGGTTCCTTCCGTTCGGGGTGGGCCGGCGGAGCTGCCCCGGGATCATCCTGGCGATGCCGCTGCTAGGGCTCGTCGTGGGAAAGCTGGTGAAGGAGTTCGAGATGGTGCCGCCTCCGGGGACGGAGAAGATCGACGTGACGGAGAAGGGAGGGCAGTTCAGCTTGCAGATCGCGAAGCACGCCACCATAGTCTTCTGCCCAGTTCTTGCGGCGTGA
- the LOC121995197 gene encoding probable serine/threonine-protein kinase PBL23, with protein sequence MGARMKESGMGKHLSPVACTVLPAKRRGNTGNHRSIAEEILRFRNNPNSTVVFTFDQLLTATFNFKAECFLGEGGFGRVYKGRLKDTNQDIAVKQLERNGLQGNREFLVEVLMLSLLHHPNLVNLIGYCAEGDQRILVYEYMALGSLEDHLLDLSANEKPLEWLRRMKIAEGAAKGLEYLHDTANPPVIYRDFKASNILLDAEYNPKLSDFGLAKVGPTGDKSHVSTRVMGTYGYCAPEYALTGQLTKMSDVYSFGVVFLEIITGRRAIDLSKPSDEQNLIHWAEPRFKDKRRFVEMADPLLEGRYPLKGLYQALAIAAMCLQEDATNRPLISDVVTAIEYLAHPADDSKEATTGSQPPASSAKENDIGREEGGSALQDNSEREAHSSSRHKGESMDRM encoded by the exons ATGGGCGCGAGGATGAAGGAATCGGGAATGGGGAAGCACCTCTCGCCTGTGGCTTGCACCGTTCTCCCAGCGAAGAGAAGGGGAA ATACCGGAAATCATAGATCGATCGCGGAGGAAATCCTACGGTTCAGGAACAACCCCAATTCCACGGTTGTTTTTACATTTGATCAACTCTTAACTGCGACTTTCAACTTCAAAGCGGAATGCTTCCTCGGTGAAGGTGGCTTTGGAAGAGTTTACAAAGGTCGTCTCAAGGACACAAACCAA GATATAGCGGTTAAGCAACTCGAAAGGAACGGTTTGCAAGGGAATAGAGAGTTCCTCGTTGAAGTGCTCATGTTGAGTTTACTCCACCATCCAAACCTTGTCAACCTAATTGGCTATTGTGCCGAAGGAGATCAAAGAATCTTAGTCTATGAATACATGGCATTGGGCTCTTTAGAGGATCATCTACTCG ATCTTTCGGCAAACGAGAAGCCGTTAGAGTGGCTTAGAAGAATGAAAATAGCTGAAGGAGCAGCGAAAGGATTGGAGTATTTGCACGACACCGCGAATCCTCCAGTGATATACAGAGATTTCAAAGCGTCTAATATTCTTCTCGATGCGGAGTACAACCCGAAGCTATCTGATTTCGGCCTTGCAAAGGTTGGGCCGACCGGTGATAAGAGCCATGTCTCGACGAGGGTGATGGGGACTTATGGTTATTGTGCTCCGGAGTATGCACTCACAGGGCAACTGACCAAGATGTCCGATGTGTATAGCTTCGGGGTCGTGTTTTTGGAGATAATAACAGGGAGGAGAGCTATCGATTTGTCGAAACCTTCAGACGAGCAGAATCTCATCCATTGG GCAGAACCCAGGTTTAAGGATAAAAGGAGATTCGTGGAGATGGCTGATCCTTTGTTGGAAGGGAGATACCCCCTGAAGGGCTTGTACCAAGCCCTCGCGATCGCGGCGATGTGCCTACAAGAGGACGCGACCAATCGACCTTTGATTAGCGACGTGGTGACTGCAATCGAATACTTGGCACACCCCGCGGACGACTCCAAGGAAGCAACAACAGGAAGCCAACCGCCGGCCAGTTCCGCAAAAGAAAACGACATTGGCCGGGAAGAAGGTGGATCCGCCTTGCAAGATAATAGTGAACGAGAAGCTCATAGCTCATCGAGACACAAAGGAGAGAGTATGGATAGAATGTAA
- the LOC121997593 gene encoding RNA-binding protein 208-like isoform X2, translated as MNQRLKLQQQQALMQQVMLQQQQQQQIYHSGVLAAAMSQIEPVPSGNLPPGFDPSTCRSVYVGNIHQNVTESLLAEVFQSVGPLEGCKLIRKEKSSFGFVDYHDRRSAALAIMSLHGRQIYGQAIKVNWAYASGQREDTSGHYHIFVGDLSPEVTDATLFACFSVYPNCSDARVMWDNKTGRSRGFGFVSFRNQQDAQNAINDMTGKWLGSRQIRCNWATKTTGEDKPQSEDHNAVFLTEGSSNPDGAQESTNEMIPENNPAYTTVYVGNLAHEVTQTELHLQFHILGAGVIEEVRIQRDKGFGFVRYGSHDEAALAIQMANGRIVCGKSMKIQLLLQCSWGTKPTPPGTASNPLPLPIPPFQLVPMPDLQGFTATELLAYQRQLALSQAAAGAMVGQHGLAAAQAPAGIGGSQVIYEGYPNLSSAQQLLYYD; from the exons ATGAATCAGAGGTTGAAGCTGCAGCAGCAGCAGGCCCTGATGCAGCAGGTCATGctccagcagcagcagcagcagcagattTACCATTCCGGGGTCTTGGCTGCCGCCATGTCGCAG ATAGAACCTGTTCCAAGTGGCAATCTTCCGCCTGGTTTTGATCCATCCACATGCCGCAGTGT ATATGTGGGCAATATCCATCAAAATGTGACAGAGAGCCTGCTTGCAGAAGTTTTTCAAAGTGTTGGTCCACTTGAAGGATGCAAACTAATCagaaaagaaaag TCTTCTTTTGGGTTTGTTGATTACCATGATCGAAGATCTGCAGCTCTTGCAATCATGTCATTGCACGGACGACAGAT ATATGGCCAGGCAATCAAGGTGAATTGGGCATATGCCAGTGGTCAAAGGGAAGACACTTCTG GACATTACCATATTTTTGTTGGTGACTTAAGTCCTGAGGTCACTGATGCAACACTTTTTGCATGCTTCTCAGTGTACCCTAATTGTTC TGATGCACGGGTTATGTGGGATAATAAAACTGGGCGCTCTAGAGGATTTGGCTTTGTTTCTTTTCGCAACCAACAG GATGCTCAAAATGCTATTAACGACATGACTG GCAAATGGCTTGGAAGCCGACAAATAAGGTGCAATTGGGCAACCAAGACTACTGGAGAAGACAAACCACAAAGTGAGGATCATAATGCAGTTTTTTTGACCGAAGGAAGTAGCAACCCTG ATGGTGCCCAAGAGAGTACAAATGAAATGATCCCTGAGAACAACCCTGCATACACAACAGTGTATGTCGGTAATCTGGCCCATGAG GTAACACAAACTGAGCTTCATCTCCAATTCCATATTCTAGGGGCTGGTGTGATCGAGGAAGTGAGGATACAAAGGGATAAAGGATTTGGATTCGTGAGATATGGTAGCCATGACGAAGCTGCTTTAGCCATTCAAATGGCTAATGGAAGGATAGTTTGTGGAAAATCAATGAAA ATCCAATTACTCTTGCAGTGTTCTTGGGGCACCAAGCCAACTCCACCAGGAACAGCTTCTAATCCACTACCGCTTCCCATTCCCCCATTTCAGCTTGTTCCGATGCCAGATCTCCAAGGTTTTACAGCTACTGAGCTCCTGGCGTATCAGCGTCAACTGGCTTTAAGCCAGGCGGCTGCTGGAGCAATGGTTGGCCAACATGGACTTGCTGCTGCACAGGCTCCAGCAGGGATTGGTGGTTCTCAGGTGATCTATGAAGGTTACCCCAATCTTTCATCTGCTCAACAGCTTCTGTACTACGACTAA
- the LOC121997593 gene encoding RNA-binding protein 208-like isoform X1 has product MNQRLKLQQQQALMQQVMLQQQQQQQIYHSGVLAAAMSQIEPVPSGNLPPGFDPSTCRSVYVGNIHQNVTESLLAEVFQSVGPLEGCKLIRKEKSSFGFVDYHDRRSAALAIMSLHGRQIYGQAIKVNWAYASGQREDTSGHYHIFVGDLSPEVTDATLFACFSVYPNCSDARVMWDNKTGRSRGFGFVSFRNQQDAQNAINDMTGKWLGSRQIRCNWATKTTGEDKPQSEDHNAVFLTEGSSNPGTDGAQESTNEMIPENNPAYTTVYVGNLAHEVTQTELHLQFHILGAGVIEEVRIQRDKGFGFVRYGSHDEAALAIQMANGRIVCGKSMKIQLLLQCSWGTKPTPPGTASNPLPLPIPPFQLVPMPDLQGFTATELLAYQRQLALSQAAAGAMVGQHGLAAAQAPAGIGGSQVIYEGYPNLSSAQQLLYYD; this is encoded by the exons ATGAATCAGAGGTTGAAGCTGCAGCAGCAGCAGGCCCTGATGCAGCAGGTCATGctccagcagcagcagcagcagcagattTACCATTCCGGGGTCTTGGCTGCCGCCATGTCGCAG ATAGAACCTGTTCCAAGTGGCAATCTTCCGCCTGGTTTTGATCCATCCACATGCCGCAGTGT ATATGTGGGCAATATCCATCAAAATGTGACAGAGAGCCTGCTTGCAGAAGTTTTTCAAAGTGTTGGTCCACTTGAAGGATGCAAACTAATCagaaaagaaaag TCTTCTTTTGGGTTTGTTGATTACCATGATCGAAGATCTGCAGCTCTTGCAATCATGTCATTGCACGGACGACAGAT ATATGGCCAGGCAATCAAGGTGAATTGGGCATATGCCAGTGGTCAAAGGGAAGACACTTCTG GACATTACCATATTTTTGTTGGTGACTTAAGTCCTGAGGTCACTGATGCAACACTTTTTGCATGCTTCTCAGTGTACCCTAATTGTTC TGATGCACGGGTTATGTGGGATAATAAAACTGGGCGCTCTAGAGGATTTGGCTTTGTTTCTTTTCGCAACCAACAG GATGCTCAAAATGCTATTAACGACATGACTG GCAAATGGCTTGGAAGCCGACAAATAAGGTGCAATTGGGCAACCAAGACTACTGGAGAAGACAAACCACAAAGTGAGGATCATAATGCAGTTTTTTTGACCGAAGGAAGTAGCAACCCTG GAACAGATGGTGCCCAAGAGAGTACAAATGAAATGATCCCTGAGAACAACCCTGCATACACAACAGTGTATGTCGGTAATCTGGCCCATGAG GTAACACAAACTGAGCTTCATCTCCAATTCCATATTCTAGGGGCTGGTGTGATCGAGGAAGTGAGGATACAAAGGGATAAAGGATTTGGATTCGTGAGATATGGTAGCCATGACGAAGCTGCTTTAGCCATTCAAATGGCTAATGGAAGGATAGTTTGTGGAAAATCAATGAAA ATCCAATTACTCTTGCAGTGTTCTTGGGGCACCAAGCCAACTCCACCAGGAACAGCTTCTAATCCACTACCGCTTCCCATTCCCCCATTTCAGCTTGTTCCGATGCCAGATCTCCAAGGTTTTACAGCTACTGAGCTCCTGGCGTATCAGCGTCAACTGGCTTTAAGCCAGGCGGCTGCTGGAGCAATGGTTGGCCAACATGGACTTGCTGCTGCACAGGCTCCAGCAGGGATTGGTGGTTCTCAGGTGATCTATGAAGGTTACCCCAATCTTTCATCTGCTCAACAGCTTCTGTACTACGACTAA
- the LOC121997593 gene encoding RNA-binding protein 208-like isoform X4, with the protein MNQRLKLQQQQALMQQVMLQQQQQQQIYHSGVLAAAMSQIEPVPSGNLPPGFDPSTCRSVYVGNIHQNVTESLLAEVFQSVGPLEGCKLIRKEKSSFGFVDYHDRRSAALAIMSLHGRQIYGQAIKVNWAYASGQREDTSGHYHIFVGDLSPEVTDATLFACFSVYPNCSDARVMWDNKTGRSRGFGFVSFRNQQDAQNAINDMTGKWLGSRQIRCNWATKTTGEDKPQSEDHNAVFLTEGSSNPDGAQESTNEMIPENNPAYTTVYVGNLAHEVTQTELHLQFHILGAGVIEEVRIQRDKGFGFVRYGSHDEAALAIQMANGRIVCGKSMKCSWGTKPTPPGTASNPLPLPIPPFQLVPMPDLQGFTATELLAYQRQLALSQAAAGAMVGQHGLAAAQAPAGIGGSQVIYEGYPNLSSAQQLLYYD; encoded by the exons ATGAATCAGAGGTTGAAGCTGCAGCAGCAGCAGGCCCTGATGCAGCAGGTCATGctccagcagcagcagcagcagcagattTACCATTCCGGGGTCTTGGCTGCCGCCATGTCGCAG ATAGAACCTGTTCCAAGTGGCAATCTTCCGCCTGGTTTTGATCCATCCACATGCCGCAGTGT ATATGTGGGCAATATCCATCAAAATGTGACAGAGAGCCTGCTTGCAGAAGTTTTTCAAAGTGTTGGTCCACTTGAAGGATGCAAACTAATCagaaaagaaaag TCTTCTTTTGGGTTTGTTGATTACCATGATCGAAGATCTGCAGCTCTTGCAATCATGTCATTGCACGGACGACAGAT ATATGGCCAGGCAATCAAGGTGAATTGGGCATATGCCAGTGGTCAAAGGGAAGACACTTCTG GACATTACCATATTTTTGTTGGTGACTTAAGTCCTGAGGTCACTGATGCAACACTTTTTGCATGCTTCTCAGTGTACCCTAATTGTTC TGATGCACGGGTTATGTGGGATAATAAAACTGGGCGCTCTAGAGGATTTGGCTTTGTTTCTTTTCGCAACCAACAG GATGCTCAAAATGCTATTAACGACATGACTG GCAAATGGCTTGGAAGCCGACAAATAAGGTGCAATTGGGCAACCAAGACTACTGGAGAAGACAAACCACAAAGTGAGGATCATAATGCAGTTTTTTTGACCGAAGGAAGTAGCAACCCTG ATGGTGCCCAAGAGAGTACAAATGAAATGATCCCTGAGAACAACCCTGCATACACAACAGTGTATGTCGGTAATCTGGCCCATGAG GTAACACAAACTGAGCTTCATCTCCAATTCCATATTCTAGGGGCTGGTGTGATCGAGGAAGTGAGGATACAAAGGGATAAAGGATTTGGATTCGTGAGATATGGTAGCCATGACGAAGCTGCTTTAGCCATTCAAATGGCTAATGGAAGGATAGTTTGTGGAAAATCAATGAAA TGTTCTTGGGGCACCAAGCCAACTCCACCAGGAACAGCTTCTAATCCACTACCGCTTCCCATTCCCCCATTTCAGCTTGTTCCGATGCCAGATCTCCAAGGTTTTACAGCTACTGAGCTCCTGGCGTATCAGCGTCAACTGGCTTTAAGCCAGGCGGCTGCTGGAGCAATGGTTGGCCAACATGGACTTGCTGCTGCACAGGCTCCAGCAGGGATTGGTGGTTCTCAGGTGATCTATGAAGGTTACCCCAATCTTTCATCTGCTCAACAGCTTCTGTACTACGACTAA
- the LOC121997593 gene encoding RNA-binding protein 208-like isoform X3, whose product MNQRLKLQQQQALMQQVMLQQQQQQQIYHSGVLAAAMSQIEPVPSGNLPPGFDPSTCRSVYVGNIHQNVTESLLAEVFQSVGPLEGCKLIRKEKSSFGFVDYHDRRSAALAIMSLHGRQIYGQAIKVNWAYASGQREDTSGHYHIFVGDLSPEVTDATLFACFSVYPNCSDARVMWDNKTGRSRGFGFVSFRNQQDAQNAINDMTGKWLGSRQIRCNWATKTTGEDKPQSEDHNAVFLTEGSSNPGTDGAQESTNEMIPENNPAYTTVYVGNLAHEVTQTELHLQFHILGAGVIEEVRIQRDKGFGFVRYGSHDEAALAIQMANGRIVCGKSMKCSWGTKPTPPGTASNPLPLPIPPFQLVPMPDLQGFTATELLAYQRQLALSQAAAGAMVGQHGLAAAQAPAGIGGSQVIYEGYPNLSSAQQLLYYD is encoded by the exons ATGAATCAGAGGTTGAAGCTGCAGCAGCAGCAGGCCCTGATGCAGCAGGTCATGctccagcagcagcagcagcagcagattTACCATTCCGGGGTCTTGGCTGCCGCCATGTCGCAG ATAGAACCTGTTCCAAGTGGCAATCTTCCGCCTGGTTTTGATCCATCCACATGCCGCAGTGT ATATGTGGGCAATATCCATCAAAATGTGACAGAGAGCCTGCTTGCAGAAGTTTTTCAAAGTGTTGGTCCACTTGAAGGATGCAAACTAATCagaaaagaaaag TCTTCTTTTGGGTTTGTTGATTACCATGATCGAAGATCTGCAGCTCTTGCAATCATGTCATTGCACGGACGACAGAT ATATGGCCAGGCAATCAAGGTGAATTGGGCATATGCCAGTGGTCAAAGGGAAGACACTTCTG GACATTACCATATTTTTGTTGGTGACTTAAGTCCTGAGGTCACTGATGCAACACTTTTTGCATGCTTCTCAGTGTACCCTAATTGTTC TGATGCACGGGTTATGTGGGATAATAAAACTGGGCGCTCTAGAGGATTTGGCTTTGTTTCTTTTCGCAACCAACAG GATGCTCAAAATGCTATTAACGACATGACTG GCAAATGGCTTGGAAGCCGACAAATAAGGTGCAATTGGGCAACCAAGACTACTGGAGAAGACAAACCACAAAGTGAGGATCATAATGCAGTTTTTTTGACCGAAGGAAGTAGCAACCCTG GAACAGATGGTGCCCAAGAGAGTACAAATGAAATGATCCCTGAGAACAACCCTGCATACACAACAGTGTATGTCGGTAATCTGGCCCATGAG GTAACACAAACTGAGCTTCATCTCCAATTCCATATTCTAGGGGCTGGTGTGATCGAGGAAGTGAGGATACAAAGGGATAAAGGATTTGGATTCGTGAGATATGGTAGCCATGACGAAGCTGCTTTAGCCATTCAAATGGCTAATGGAAGGATAGTTTGTGGAAAATCAATGAAA TGTTCTTGGGGCACCAAGCCAACTCCACCAGGAACAGCTTCTAATCCACTACCGCTTCCCATTCCCCCATTTCAGCTTGTTCCGATGCCAGATCTCCAAGGTTTTACAGCTACTGAGCTCCTGGCGTATCAGCGTCAACTGGCTTTAAGCCAGGCGGCTGCTGGAGCAATGGTTGGCCAACATGGACTTGCTGCTGCACAGGCTCCAGCAGGGATTGGTGGTTCTCAGGTGATCTATGAAGGTTACCCCAATCTTTCATCTGCTCAACAGCTTCTGTACTACGACTAA